The genomic segment TATCTGACCCAAGGATTGTTCTGGTCAAAGGTCAAGAAGTGTCGATTTGATTGTCAGTGCGTAATTAAATAACCACTGGTAGGATAAACAAGTGTCAATGGTACTACAGGTTTGGATGGTGTCCAGCAAAATTGAatagcagaaaaaaatatacactGAACTTATTTTTTTGCACACTAAATGCTAACGTTGAGTAACAAATGGTGGTTTTTGaatagcaactgatacattttgtgtagcattttgctctccTACACAAGGGGAATTGACCCCTGGTACTCACTTTTCAAAGCAGTAGGTAGccatttgttgttttctcattttACTGAGTGTCTATTAAGATAAGATAGTTGCAGGATACAGCCAATGCCTTGACACAAATTACAGTCATCTTATCTTGTCAACATTAATCAACATATCCAAGTGCAAACTCAGACATATATGCCCAGTAACCAGCTAGAAACCATAGCATTATGCATACTGCAACCTTCATCTATACATAATTACGTGAGTTTGTGAAGTCCAGGTTAAAGCTAAAGATATCCGTATTGGTTCAATAAAGTGAGTTGTATGGGACGGGGGTTTATGCCTATCTTGTCTGTCAGTCGCATCTTCCTTCAATCAAGTTCATCAGCTAGAGTTAAGAATTCCAGATGTTTTACTAGGTTCAACAGGGATGCCTCAAAATGGTGTCATCAATTACTTATTTAGAGTATGTTGTCATGGTTTTGTATGCATTATACAGGCCTGCACGATTCGTTTTggaaaagggcaagggcaccaaggcattttctccatggtAAAGGCACTCTGTGagattgtaaacttctactggagcatttcaagggcaccaaggcaatgaccagggggcatggaggcaatcgcctttttAATATCTGCTTTTGTACTTTTGTTGATTCTGGTTTTATTTCCTTAGGAAACCAATGAGCATGAATCTGAAACTGGCACTAAAGCAAAGGAAGCAAGGAAGTACATGTTCAACTGTCTGGATGATATTGCTGCCGTTAATTTCCCATCTGATCTTGAAGGAACGGAATTACTAGCTGAAAAGGCTGATAGGTAGGTACACATATTGCGTATGTTCATCTGAGatttaaataaatcaaattgttACAGACCAGTTTGCTTCAATTTTGAGTGAACAAGGGCACTGGCATTCTCTTCTATGAGGAAACTTTActtttctactagagcatttcaagggcaccaaggcaatgaccagggggcatggaggcaatcgccttcgttgcctctatGAAGTTTctgtttctactggagcatttcaagggcaccaaggcaatgaccagggggcatggaggcaattgctttcgttgcctctgtgaagtatcagacctgttCATCTAAGATTAAACATCATATTgcacaatttcatgactctgcttactgcctaattatgcgcttacgatcattcaccattctccgcttatgTGCAAGCATAAATTTCTGAGCTAGCCTTAAAGtcagtgtagaatgcctagtaacgtggagtaggTACGCGCACAAGACAAAATTACCTGCTAACCATTGAAACACACTCGACGAtaacacagaattccctgcttccacaagcgccgattctttgctgacggtgagcagagccatgaatctGGGTCCTGCTCTCTTGTAGATAAAATATTTCATATTATGGCTTTGGTTACATTCAGTGTTAGTTTACTAATGTGTTAATGACATTTATCTTGTGCAGACGTGAATTTGTGGACCTATTGAAGAAGATGTTGACGATTGATCCTGATAAGAGAATCACACCATTAGAGGCAATCAATCATGCGTTTGTAACACTCGGACATCTTGCTGAGTATGCTCACTGCAGAAAGTAAGCAACACATCAATTCGGTTTTTCTGCAATTATTTTCCCAACAaattttttgaaagaaaataagcTGTTGAAAATGCAGTCTATTAAGGAATGCACGCAATTCTAtatggggtgtttaaacagatGATATAAATGCAGAAAAAAGGTGTTTGAATATAGGCATGACCCGGGAGCTTACGCATGGGGTTATTCTACGCAATCAATACATGCCAGTACTCAATGTAAAAGCCAAATCCTATTAATAGGAAATCGcttgatttgttttacagaTTTTCCTACTTTATAATGATTGAAATAAAAGAGTGGAGACTCAGTCGTTATCTTTGGTTTAagaccttgcagggtcgtggctgtTGATAAAGGACCTCACCTTCATGGCCAAGACCCTGCTGTTTTAAATGGCCGCTTAAGACCTCATTGCCTtatcttttattcccttattcaaataTCATTATCAGGTTTATCAAACCtaatagtttttttgtttaaaatgttctaaatgtgtttttcttcctATTTAATAGTGTGAAGTCGAGTGTTCGTAGCATGGAAGTTTGTAAGAGACCAGGTCAGATCTATGATGCTAATACATCGGGTATTCCAGCCAGCTTCGCTGGTGTGATGCCAGTAACATCTAGTGCAGGCAATTTGAATATTGCGTTCAATAATCAGCTTAATGCTGCTCTGCAGAATCAGGTAACTCTTCACATGTTTCTACTTCTGCTTCATACTTCCCTCCAATGCGAAACGAATATTGACGCCaaaaatttgcaacgaataatttgcatcagttgaaatgtgttcaactcTTTTGcgaaaactaattttgttttttacccatacaccgatgtgtgtaggcactgtatactcagtactttcccgagtcctgtgaaaaaattatcacaggcatgttactcgggaaacattcgctgtgaaaacagcAATGTGACgacaaaattcgcttcgcaatcgcagaaagtatgaaccaggcttaagtctTCGAATGAGCATTTATGTCCTGACAGTGTATACGCttggtagtcactcttaaaTATAATGGCAAAAACAACTTCATGTTACAAGCCTCCAGCAACTTTCGATAGCATAaagcattctgagaaacatttcactccaAAGTTAGgtgttttttggtaaaaatatataaatattcatTTCCCAAACTTTTCGGCCTTGTCTCAAAAACGCAatgtaagttttgttttatacatctGCATTTgttcatgttaaaaaaaatcagttccaGAAATCAAAAGTATTCTTTGCCTTTAATCTGGTCTTACTTTTGTACTTTCTTGGTATTCCTGCAACTACCTTTTTGTCGTACATTGTCATCATTATTTCTATTTCCTTAAACCACATTGATTAATTTCCTTTAACCACATTGATTAATTTCCTTTAAATAGGGTACATCTCAGACAATTACAACGTCTGTAAGACCTCAAGGAAATGAGTTCCCATTTCTTCAATATCATCTTCAGTCTGGTCCTTACATTCCGTATCAGCCACCACAAATTGCACAGAGAGTATCACAAAATGTACAGCAGCAACAAGGAGGGAGTCAGTACCCCAGACCAGATCCATTTCAACAGGTAAGGAGGTTAAAGGTcattgtaaaataattgttaagtaAACCTTGCTATAGCTCTGGGATGTATAAAAGACCAtcaagacagttgctatgtcaacaaatggttcggggcaagaGTTTGTACAGCAACCATGGTTCCATTGCTCCATACACCCATTCAGAATCCTGATGGGTGTTCACCACcttaaataaaaagcaaaagcttgccccgaatcatgtgacatagcaactgtctggATAGTCTGAGGAATACAAATGTAACTTTAGGGtgacttgtgatcaagcacatcTATGTATtggacaacattcaaatctaacttgcaaatggcttattgccaAGGAAACCTTGCTGTAGTTGTTCTGAAATGTAGAAAGGAGACGCTTTGAATATTCCCAAACTAGATCTGAAAAAGTGAGTTGTGCTGAACTTTCTGCACTTCCTTCCAATGACTCAACTTAGACTTAAGAAGCCATCTGCTTTTAGGGGCTGTTGCACATATCCGCTTTAAACACAacacccaaatcctttaaaacagCCACCCCCAAAACAAGTCCTACTTAATCAGTCCATAGTCCCAAACACCTATACTTTCCTAGTGAGCTAGGAATTATCCATTACTAGATAGAGGTGGTGTGTACTTTGAGGTGTCAATAGTGTGTCAAGTTATTCCCAGGTGGCAGTTATTTTGATGTAAGTTGTAAGATAGACTTCCTGTTTAGAGATCATTGGTGTCATAGCTAGCTACCTTCACTGTTAAACAGTTTGACCCTCTCAAATGCAGCTAAATTTGTGTATCCATTAGACTTTTTTTTAGAATACCacaacttttctgtagaattataagattaaatccaatgggtacgcatggtaaactgaccttCCTGTCAACCTACCGTgaccgtgatgtaaaactaacaggtCGAAATAGGTTGTAGAAAACTTCCTTGAAGCCATGGTAACTTATCATTGGCGCTAAAAGTCCAATAGGAATGCTATAACAACACCACTTCATGTATACGTCACAACTATAAACCGAATACGCGCAAATTGTATTGTACCATGTCTTGTTTGCACTGGTGGCATTGTGGTAATCAGACTGTATGCAGCGGGCTACATGTAGCATGCAATAACAAAGCTACGCTCAGAGCATCAGACTGTATGCAGCGGGCTACATGTAGCATGCAATAACAAAGCTACGCTCAGAGCATCAGACTGTATGCAGCGGGCTACATGTAGCATGCAATAACAAAGCTACGCTCAGAGCATCAGACTGTATGCAGCGGGCTACATGTAGCATGCAATAACAAAGCTACGCTCAGAGCATCAGACTGTATGCAGCGGGCTACATGTAGCATGCAATAACAAAGCTACGCTCAGAGCATCAGACTGTATGCAGCGGGCTACATGTAGCATGCAATAACAAAGCTACGCTCAGAGCATCAGACTGTATGCAGCGGGCTACATGTAGCATGCAATAACAAAGCTACGCTCAGAGCATCAGACTGTATGCAGCGGGCTACATGTAGCATGCAATAACAAAGCTACGCTCAGAGCATCAGACTGTATGCAGCGGGCTACATGTAGCATGCAATAACAAAGCTACGCTCAGAGCTTTTGTCAGTCTCGTCCAGTTGCTGCAGTTCCGCTACTGTACTAAAAATAGATACATTATAAAAAGGTCTCTATCGAAAAATGTATGTGAAAATGATTGCCTCTCTAAAGAGTAAAGTAATTAAAACTGAGCTAATTAAATTTCCAACGACTGAATCTAAGAGTGTGATGTTGAGGAAAGTCACACTTAGAAGGAAACGACAGATAAAATTACTCTTTCCGGTCTCACTACACTTCACTGCTACAGTCTGTGCTACAATCTTTATATTAATTACTGTCAAACATGTGGAAGCAATACTGATTCCCTTGACACAAAGTCATGTAAGTTACGTAACGTGTACAATCCACTATGGTGACAAGagtttgcttttaaaaataataatagtggcttgtTGTTTAGCGCACATATCAATCACTCATTGACGCTCGAGGCGCTTTAGCATACAGTTATTTCCAgcattatgagatctactccttttacatagcaccatgtaatggtttacaaggtgctgtggtgcaatatgctgccaatcaaaccaggaacactgggacgaaccccttctcttttcgataactGCACTGGGTTGTTTTACGTGcagtacacaacacacaggaccaacggctttcaGCCCATcccaaggacgaagcaatggttaagtgtcttgcttaaggacacaagtgtcatgactccaacccacactctgctgatcagaaacaccagagtatgaattcagtgctcttaacttTAGCcctcttgtgtacattttgatacGAGGTAAATCCATGATCAAGCTAGCCCCTAGTTCTTATCAATGTCACATGTACTTGATTGTGATTTATCTTACATTACACGTACACATACTTCCTGAATTAGTCATAGAGTTAATGTACAGACCAGAACATTATAGAATCTAGGGCAAACTTCCAAATATGGAACACAAAGTAAAACAgactttgtttaaaggaacattacagaattggtttttgctaacaaagcactttatttaattatacttaaactgacaaacctgtagcaGTTTGTGATCGATCGGCcctctgggtcacgagagaatagtgaacaactgattacacattttgcatgacatctatgcaaaaaaaacatgaataaaacgctcactgagcgatgaactccaaacacaaaattagattatttgtttctcatcaaatatgacatttcagacagaaatatttcaagggatattttctactatatcatcattagaccgtgtaagttttatgtgaatctttgatcttcacaatttgttttcttaccaattctgtaatattcctttaaaggttgctgttttcaacaaaaaactAACCTTCCTAAGGTGAATTCCATATTAATCTCGTTTCACTTCATTTTTTTTAGTCATTACAGATGTACCCTTTGAGAGTTGAGAATAGTGTTCCCATAGTAACACAAACTCCACAACATCAGTCACTAACAATACAACATCAAGTGTTTACACAGGTAAGACCACAAATTGTCATGGCAACTGTTGAGTTTGATATTAAAACAATCCAACAATAGCCATCAGTTTTAACCGTTGTAATGTGATCATTTGATtctttgtacaaacaaaaatacaactgtCTTCAATACCAGGTCCCCAAACTGACCTGGGGGCCAATTTTATTTGTGGTCACCTGTCTCGCTTACCGGCAAGTACCGAATGTCTGCccagaatgcctagtaacgtggagtacgtaTGCCCACAAGCAAGAACTCCCTGCTAACACATAATGTCTGCTTGACATAAGGACCCATTCTTTGCAGTATTAGCAGAGCCTTGAACTTGGACAAAATCAATGTTTAAagactaaaaataaacaaagcttTTTGACTGAAAGTATTTCTGTATTTAATGTTGTAACCCTATTATTATGCCATACACACTtatgatgtatttattttgatttagaACTCTGGTTTGAATGGTCATCACAACGGATCAGTAGTCGTTGGTCAGCATCATCAAGCCGGTGGTCCTACTCACTCTTTACAGCCCATTGCATTACCAATGTCAATGAATAATGGAACAGCACAACCAGGATGGCCTGGACCAGCTGGAGTCGCTCAGAATCAAACTGTTCTACTCAGGGTATGTCTATTATATAGCTTTCTAAAACTCCTATCACACTATCGGTGGTGTAGCCGCGGTTGGCAGTCCTGCCAAGGACTCCTATCACACTATCGGTGGTGTAGCCGCGGTTGGCAGTCCTGCCAAGGACTCACAAGTTTTGCCCAGTACTCttagcaaaatacattgtgccgcGCAGCACAGCTTTCCCACATAATAAATCAACATATTGTCCACTGTGcgttgatctgagacacagctaatgataggGAGTATCAAACGTCACAGAAAAAGAACATAGTCAAACGGCCATCACAAAGATTAATTTATAGTAAATCACAAAATTTAAAGAGATGTAGGCTTTGATTGCGGTGTGTGTGTGACATATCCATGTTTCTTTGCCAATGATTTAGGTCTCATCtcctaatgttttttttctctctcagaaTGGTCCTGTCCAATCATGGCCCTCCAGTGGGCAGATGTTTCTATCACCATGGCAACAAGGGGCAACCGCTATAGCACAACAGCCTGTCATTCCGGAGACACAACCTCTTGCAGAAACTTGGAGGTCAGTCAATTATCCTCTTGAActcaacaattatttgagtcacatgcctgtatgcttcgtttttgaaagggcaagggcaccaaggcattttctccttagtaaagggcaccctatgagtcaattgcaaatttctactgcGCACAGAAGTTGAAGTGCAAGCAACTGTAGTCATGTCATGAACACGACTTTCGACTTATCGCACGTGATAACTTTGTTATACCTGGTCTACTCTGCGCTGTGCTATGAAAAAGCTGTTGGTAATCAGCGATGTGACTGTGCCTTGTAGGTTGGTTCCAAATAGTTTACTTCATTGATAAACTGTAAGACAAACTATGGTCAGCAATAGTTCTTGCATGAACTTGGCTATAGTGGAAACGCTAAGTCTTCTATCATTGTGAATGACAGTTGTGACAATGTgacaatgttttctttgttaacAGACGGCAGTATGTGCCAGCAGCAGCAATGTCATGGAGACCGTCTGACGATCCTACCTTCATATCAGCCGAACCAAGTCCTGCTATGTTTCATATGGATGTAGAAGGCATTTATGATCATGTTGTTGAGGTAAGattcaatttcaccaaactcttcctaacttaagattaattaatcttaggacttgggacgggttaagttccgtatccatagacctTTGGACACATTGTAGTATTAGTTGAGCGAGACGTTGTCTTCAGCCAACACCATCTCGGGAAACTCTAATGCTCATCTTCATAGCATCCCGGTTCAGCATCAGCATCCACAgttcagttgttttttgttttgttgcgtACTTCTTTTGCTGAActacgcattgaacccatcctaaaatAGGAAAGGTTAATCGTTCTAACGATAGCGggttaatcctagcgttttgtgaaatcagctgcaggacATGATATCATGTCTGTTGTGCAACGTTAATAAAAACAATGGCCTAAATCTCTGTTGTTTCTATCTTTGTTTTACAGAGGTCACAATATGGAGGTCATTTCCATCCTATAATGCCCTTGACTCCCCAGCATGCTTTGCAACAATCCCAGTGGAGTTCTAATCTACCGCAATCCACAGCGAGGAGCTCACATACAAGATTGGCTCGCAAGCAAGGAGGGCAGAAGTAAGTGTGAACTAGGCCTGAgcgcgactagtgaaatttactatttactaATGGACTAGTCTTACACTAGTCGCGAGTAATTTAtaattctcaagatgcattgtggcaaTATAGAAAAATTCAAGctaaaaggattgaaggattgtgtcactgatgtctgatagtgttttgtatgtaaattatgttgtcgtaAATAGTCATGAGcgacacaactggttcaccaagcaggtagtcGTGACCATTTTTtagtagtcgcaactatttgttgttgaaaagtAGTTGAAAAGGTAGTTGCGACTCGACTATAGCAATCAATAGTCAAGATTACGGCACAAGTCGTCCAGGCATAGTGTGGACCTTAGGGAAATCACATtgcctgaaaaaaaattaagattgcATCTTTAAGACAGGCTTCTCAAGTTCCAAAGCTAAAAAACCACAATTTATAGAGGTATGactttttacaaataaatcaaGTTTTTACATGACTTCGGCCGTTTCATGACGGTAAAAAATTACCGACTTCCTTtagatttgaaccagaagaagTTAGTGTGGCTATAAATAACTATTTGGATCAGCATATGGTGTATGAGTCAGATGTAGTCTCTCTCTCCAGCCGTTCCACTGGAATTATACAACCTTTGTATATCAAATATGGTATAACTGCATATTGACGGAGTTTATGCCAACTTTGAACCTGAGGCACTTTGTAGGAGTCTAGTTAATCTTCCCATATTACTGTGTtaagaaaacaatattaaaacGATATAGTAAAGGTAAGCAGTGTTACCTTGTAAAGAAAAACTCTAAattagttggggtggttctaaaaagaaccattggcttcaactcgacgtttcggtcagtatgctctgaaacgtcgagttgaaaccaatggttgaTATAGTAATAGTTTGTGggaacaccatgtaatgataatcttgACCACACACCtttactatatcgtatttccgccatgcaaaggttcaaatcctacttgataTTAAAATGGACTTGAAGCTTATTccttgattgtttgttttctgattaTAGGACACATACTGCAGCATTTAGCAGCAGTTTATCCCCTCAGAAGTCAAAGCGAGTCCGAGGTAGTTCCCCTCCTTCAACTATCACCCAACCTCCAACTACATCAACTAAAGCCTCAACAACCCAAGAAAGTACAAGGTTCAATCGCAGTACTAAACAGGAGGCTGCTAACCTCAAGACAGATGATTCTTATTCTGCTAAGCGTGAACCGATAGTAATACCAGACTCTCCTAGTCCGGTACCTAGTGTTATTACAATAAGTAGCGATAGTGAAGATGAACCAGAGAAGCTGACTAAAGGGTACGTATTCATATTTTCACTTCTCTCTAGATATTGCTAAATGGTATGTAACAAACTTTTCactgcccaatttcataaagctgcttaagcagaaaacattgcttaagaattttctgcttagcagaaat from the Asterias rubens chromosome 22, eAstRub1.3, whole genome shotgun sequence genome contains:
- the LOC117305363 gene encoding homeodomain-interacting protein kinase 2-like isoform X2; this translates as MTSNARLQFGSQISAFYSIKKSVVENTNNLNNNDVILTNPHTGLSTSTLCTVPLTHSIVPNGVNYTLVNNNNASRTQNVIRASTIKLLDTYQKCRMKRKSDEQLDNHHGHEQKQTRQQHVNTSKNNSNKVKSTTSKSSSGGEGDYQLVQHEVLCSLTNRYEVLEFLGRGTFGQVVKCWKRGTNEIVAIKILKNHPSYARQGQIEVSILSRLSAENADEFNFVRAYECFQHKNHTCLVFELLEQNLYDFLKQSKFRPLPLKHIRPVLQQVLVALLKLKTLGLIHADLKPENIMLLDPARQPYRVKVIDFGSASHVSKAVCSTYLQSRYYRAPEIILGLPFCEAIDMWSLGCVVAELFLGWPLYPGASEYDQIRYITQTQGLPAENLLSSATKTSRFFKRDHDTNFPLWRIKETNEHESETGTKAKEARKYMFNCLDDIAAVNFPSDLEGTELLAEKADRREFVDLLKKMLTIDPDKRITPLEAINHAFVTLGHLAEYAHCRNVKSSVRSMEVCKRPGQIYDANTSGIPASFAGVMPVTSSAGNLNIAFNNQLNAALQNQGTSQTITTSVRPQGNEFPFLQYHLQSGPYIPYQPPQIAQRVSQNVQQQQGGSQYPRPDPFQQSLQMYPLRVENSVPIVTQTPQHQSLTIQHQVFTQNSGLNGHHNGSVVVGQHHQAGGPTHSLQPIALPMSMNNGTAQPGWPGPAGVAQNQTVLLRNGPVQSWPSSGQMFLSPWQQGATAIAQQPVIPETQPLAETWRRQYVPAAAMSWRPSDDPTFISAEPSPAMFHMDVEGIYDHVVERSQYGGHFHPIMPLTPQHALQQSQWSSNLPQSTARSSHTRLARKQGGQKTHTAAFSSSLSPQKSKRVRGSSPPSTITQPPTTSTKASTTQESTRFNRSTKQEAANLKTDDSYSAKREPIVIPDSPSPVPSVITISSDSEDEPEKLTKGCEDKMCKACNDNTITHSCLLSNHEV